Proteins encoded by one window of Cyclobacteriaceae bacterium:
- a CDS encoding LON peptidase substrate-binding domain-containing protein, which translates to MARITTIPMFPLSLLPLPGELVPLHIFEPRYKQLLEDAENADIHFGIYFNNTINEEKIGSLMKLESVIKRYPGGESDIIVKCLDNFYLHKLYRTFKSKLYPGGEITCWETDHHALPGARLSEQFRDYLQKRKITRHEAFFNVFSIAQELHLDIQERYKLLTEEEHGREKFLLSKIKFQLHVLQREEISKDSYHLN; encoded by the coding sequence ATGGCTCGCATAACCACCATTCCCATGTTTCCGCTTTCGCTTTTGCCGCTACCGGGTGAATTGGTGCCGTTGCATATTTTCGAGCCCCGGTATAAGCAACTTTTGGAAGATGCCGAAAACGCAGATATTCATTTTGGTATTTATTTCAACAATACCATTAACGAAGAGAAGATCGGTTCATTGATGAAGTTGGAGAGTGTAATCAAGCGTTATCCCGGTGGCGAGTCGGATATTATTGTGAAGTGCCTGGATAATTTCTATTTGCATAAACTGTATCGCACATTTAAGTCGAAGTTGTACCCGGGTGGAGAAATTACCTGCTGGGAGACTGATCATCACGCGTTACCGGGCGCCAGACTAAGCGAGCAGTTCAGGGATTACTTACAGAAACGAAAAATCACCAGGCATGAAGCCTTTTTTAATGTGTTCTCAATAGCGCAAGAACTGCACCTGGATATTCAGGAGCGATATAAATTACTCACCGAGGAAGAGCATGGTAGAGAAAAGTTTTTATTGTCAAAAATAAAGTTTCAGCTTCACGTACTTCAGCGCGAAGAAATCAGCAAGGACTCGTATCATTTAAACTAA
- a CDS encoding adenine phosphoribosyltransferase, translating into MTLEQRIKASIRDVQDYPKPGIVFKDITPVLSNPELFREVVKEMADHFRSRKIDAIAAVEARGFILGGILAHELGCSFLPVRKVGKLPYTTLSEKYTLEYGTAAIEMHVDAVKRGWNVLIHDDLLATGGTAGAAGRLVKQSGGVVAGFSFLINLSFLPGYTLLEQEFGIQPDCLVTY; encoded by the coding sequence ATGACGCTCGAGCAAAGAATAAAAGCAAGCATTCGCGATGTTCAGGATTATCCCAAGCCGGGTATTGTGTTTAAGGATATCACCCCTGTGCTGTCAAACCCCGAACTATTTCGGGAAGTTGTGAAAGAAATGGCTGATCATTTTCGCAGCAGAAAGATTGACGCCATTGCTGCTGTGGAGGCCCGTGGCTTCATTTTGGGAGGCATTTTAGCGCATGAGTTGGGTTGTAGCTTTTTACCGGTGCGGAAAGTGGGGAAGCTTCCGTACACAACACTTTCAGAGAAGTACACCCTGGAGTATGGCACTGCGGCCATTGAAATGCATGTGGATGCCGTAAAACGAGGATGGAATGTGCTGATTCACGATGATCTGTTGGCCACGGGTGGAACAGCCGGTGCTGCTGGCCGTTTGGTAAAGCAATCGGGTGGGGTGGTAGCCGGATTTTCTTTCCTGATTAATTTGTCTTTTTTACCCGGGTACACCCTTCTTGAACAAGAATTTGGTATTCAGCCTGATTGTTTGGTTACATATTAA